A window of Thermosynechococcus sp. NK55a contains these coding sequences:
- the trpB gene encoding tryptophan synthase subunit beta, producing the protein MTVAPSAALSATARPDSRGRFGRFGGKYVPETLMPALSELEAAFAHYRQDPDFQAELQQLLQDYVGRPSPLYFAERLSAHYAHDQAQPQIYLKREDLNHTGAHKINNALGQVLLAKRMGKQRIIAETGAGQHGVATATVCARFGLQCVIYMGVQDMERQRLNVLRMRLLGAEVAPVSAGTGTLKDATSEAIRDWVTNVETTHYILGSVAGPHPYPMLVREFHAVIGAETRQQCLEKWGGLPDILLACVGGGSNAMGLFHEFVEEPQVRLIGVEAAGQGLDTGHHAATLTKGEVGVLHGAMSYLLQDADGQVIEAHSISAGLDYPGVGPEHSYLKDIGRAEYYSVTDAEAVAACVRLAQLEGILPALETAHALAYLETLCPQLTGQPRIVINCSGRGDKDVETIGRYFQAQ; encoded by the coding sequence GTGACTGTTGCCCCCTCTGCTGCCCTCAGTGCTACTGCTCGCCCCGATTCCCGGGGTCGCTTTGGTCGCTTTGGTGGCAAATATGTTCCTGAAACGCTGATGCCCGCCCTCAGTGAATTGGAGGCGGCCTTTGCCCACTACCGCCAAGACCCTGACTTTCAAGCAGAATTGCAGCAACTCCTCCAAGACTATGTGGGTCGCCCAAGTCCCCTCTACTTTGCCGAACGTCTCAGCGCCCACTATGCCCATGATCAAGCCCAGCCCCAAATCTATCTGAAGCGGGAAGACCTCAACCATACAGGTGCCCACAAAATCAACAACGCCCTCGGGCAAGTGCTCCTGGCCAAGCGCATGGGCAAACAGCGCATTATTGCCGAAACAGGTGCCGGTCAGCATGGGGTAGCCACAGCAACGGTGTGTGCCCGCTTTGGCCTCCAATGTGTGATTTATATGGGGGTGCAGGATATGGAGCGGCAGCGGTTAAATGTGTTGCGGATGCGTCTATTGGGAGCAGAAGTGGCCCCCGTCAGTGCCGGCACAGGAACTCTCAAAGATGCCACCTCAGAAGCAATTCGCGATTGGGTGACCAATGTTGAAACCACCCATTACATCTTGGGTTCAGTGGCAGGCCCCCATCCCTACCCAATGCTAGTACGGGAATTCCACGCCGTCATTGGGGCTGAAACCCGCCAGCAGTGTCTTGAGAAATGGGGCGGTCTGCCGGATATTCTCCTTGCCTGTGTTGGCGGTGGCTCCAATGCGATGGGACTTTTCCATGAGTTTGTTGAAGAACCCCAAGTGCGCTTAATTGGTGTGGAAGCGGCAGGGCAAGGGCTGGACACCGGTCACCATGCCGCCACCCTCACCAAAGGCGAAGTGGGGGTGCTCCATGGTGCCATGAGCTATCTATTGCAGGATGCCGATGGTCAGGTGATTGAGGCCCACTCCATCAGCGCCGGTTTAGACTATCCAGGGGTGGGGCCAGAGCATAGCTACCTCAAGGACATTGGTCGGGCAGAATACTACAGTGTCACCGATGCTGAGGCGGTGGCTGCCTGTGTGCGCCTAGCTCAGTTGGAGGGGATTCTCCCTGCCCTTGAAACCGCCCATGCCTTAGCCTATCTGGAAACCCTATGCCCTCAATTGACGGGGCAGCCCCGCATTGTCATTAACTGTTCAGGACGCGGCGATAAGGACGTGGAAACCATTGGCCGTTATTTTCAGGCTCAGTAG
- a CDS encoding DUF1350 family protein — MEWQEVRGNWLCIPQRPLGWIHFLGGAFVAAAPQLTYRRLLEHLAEAGYGIIATPFVNTFDHGAIALDALNKLEYALDWLVYRQGYPPALPIYGLGHSMGCKLHLLINSLYDGDRAGNMFIAFNNYPASQSIPWMENLTPVGVEFTPSPTETEQLIQERYPVRRNLLIRFQDDDIDQTARLRSLLRAKFGDMVTALRLPGNHLTPLSQNLKWQVGAEFSPLDALGQWFKQSLFPEMQVLEACLLEWLNPLGTTRRCRP; from the coding sequence TTGGAGTGGCAAGAGGTTCGCGGCAATTGGCTGTGTATTCCCCAGCGTCCCTTGGGGTGGATTCACTTTCTGGGGGGAGCCTTTGTGGCAGCGGCACCGCAATTGACCTATCGGCGCTTATTGGAGCACCTAGCGGAGGCTGGCTATGGCATTATTGCCACACCCTTTGTGAATACTTTTGATCATGGGGCGATCGCCCTCGATGCCCTCAATAAGCTCGAGTATGCCCTTGATTGGTTGGTGTACCGCCAAGGCTACCCGCCAGCATTGCCCATCTATGGTCTAGGGCACAGTATGGGCTGCAAGCTCCACCTGTTGATCAATAGCCTCTACGATGGCGATCGGGCTGGGAATATGTTCATAGCCTTCAACAACTACCCCGCCAGTCAATCCATTCCTTGGATGGAAAACCTGACCCCCGTCGGTGTTGAATTCACCCCCAGCCCAACCGAAACCGAACAGCTCATTCAAGAGCGCTATCCCGTGCGCCGCAACCTCCTGATTCGCTTCCAGGATGATGACATTGACCAAACGGCGCGCCTGCGCAGTCTCCTCAGAGCTAAATTTGGCGATATGGTCACTGCCCTCAGGCTACCGGGGAATCACCTCACCCCCCTTAGCCAAAACCTCAAGTGGCAAGTTGGTGCAGAATTTTCTCCCTTGGATGCCCTCGGCCAGTGGTTCAAGCAAAGTCTCTTTCCCGAAATGCAAGTTCTTGAGGCCTGCCTATTGGAGTGGCTCAATCCCTTGGGCACCACCCGCCGTTGCCGCCCGTAA
- a CDS encoding DUF129 domain-containing protein, whose translation MIATVIGIGAAALGSLALLGAIALEWRYRQRPAHPLEVIRATWNLEIYEPTHYRFVGLLGLSNPHRGLEVMVPQLQAEVVLLSDGSVEGIETHVQVIPRHPEPEFPPRADGYWFAYIVKSTKQTNVEICVDLQGIGVSEVKAAWVKIHYVAYGPHGRFLKTHHEFIPLKFPAKGDTGVWRQAEGAAVLPIRTHLLTPLDILPEVLNRYVMPHAQPGDIVAIGETPIAIIQGRLKDPAQLRPGWVATRVCQFFLPTSSLATACGMQALVEEVGELRVLLAFVGGAIAKIFGHKGGFYQLAGEQARLIDDVTGTLPPYDQFIVMGPANPQAIVDDLAAQTSLGVAIVDVNDLGAVKVLAASKGVSHELLIKALRKNPAGNADEQTPLVLIRPSQ comes from the coding sequence ATGATTGCAACAGTGATTGGGATAGGGGCAGCCGCCCTAGGATCCCTAGCCCTTTTGGGGGCGATCGCCCTGGAATGGCGGTATCGCCAGCGGCCAGCCCATCCCCTGGAAGTGATCCGTGCTACTTGGAATCTAGAAATCTACGAGCCAACCCACTACCGTTTTGTTGGGCTACTGGGGTTGAGCAATCCCCACCGCGGCCTTGAGGTGATGGTGCCACAGTTGCAGGCAGAGGTGGTGTTGCTGTCTGATGGCAGCGTGGAGGGCATTGAAACGCATGTACAGGTTATCCCCCGCCACCCGGAGCCAGAGTTCCCGCCCCGTGCCGATGGCTATTGGTTTGCCTATATTGTCAAGTCCACAAAGCAGACAAATGTCGAGATTTGTGTGGATTTGCAGGGAATTGGCGTGAGCGAGGTCAAGGCGGCTTGGGTCAAGATTCACTACGTTGCCTATGGCCCCCATGGTCGCTTCCTGAAAACCCATCATGAATTTATCCCCCTGAAATTTCCTGCCAAGGGAGATACGGGTGTGTGGCGGCAGGCAGAGGGGGCGGCGGTACTACCCATTCGCACCCATTTACTGACGCCCTTGGACATTCTCCCCGAGGTGCTCAATCGCTACGTCATGCCCCATGCCCAACCGGGAGATATTGTTGCCATTGGTGAAACCCCCATTGCCATTATTCAAGGCCGTCTTAAGGATCCAGCCCAACTGCGCCCCGGCTGGGTAGCAACGCGGGTCTGTCAATTCTTTCTACCCACCTCCAGTTTGGCCACAGCCTGTGGCATGCAAGCCCTAGTTGAAGAGGTGGGAGAGTTGCGGGTGCTGTTGGCTTTTGTTGGGGGAGCGATCGCCAAAATCTTTGGCCACAAGGGCGGTTTCTATCAATTGGCTGGTGAGCAAGCTCGCCTCATTGACGACGTCACCGGCACGCTGCCCCCCTACGACCAATTTATTGTCATGGGACCTGCCAACCCCCAAGCCATCGTAGATGATCTGGCGGCCCAAACTAGCCTTGGCGTAGCCATTGTTGATGTCAATGATCTAGGAGCAGTCAAAGTTCTGGCCGCAAGCAAAGGGGTTTCCCATGAGCTGCTGATCAAAGCCTTAAGGAAAAATCCCGCCGGCAATGCCGATGAGCAAACCCCCCTTGTGCTAATTCGGCCTTCCCAGTGA
- a CDS encoding cytochrome c biogenesis protein CcdA, giving the protein MASLSLGLYQLEQWANQWVTGQLRDLTVISVGIVFLAGLLTSLTPCTLSMLPITVGYIAGYASKQHGSVLRQSLWFALGLATTLTVLGMTAALAGRIYGQVGWGLTLVVSLVAILMGLNLLEALPLSFPRSRFLEELPDRVPAGLQSYTLGATFGIVAAPCSTPVLATLLAWVATTQKLWVGAGLLLAYTTGYVVPLIVVGTFSGALQKLLALRQWSSWITRVSGVLLIAFGVIALAIRL; this is encoded by the coding sequence ATGGCCAGCCTCAGCCTAGGACTCTACCAACTGGAACAGTGGGCCAACCAGTGGGTGACCGGTCAACTCCGTGATCTAACGGTGATCAGTGTCGGTATCGTCTTTTTGGCGGGACTGCTCACCAGTCTGACCCCCTGTACCCTCTCCATGCTGCCGATTACGGTGGGTTATATCGCCGGCTATGCCAGCAAGCAACATGGCTCCGTGTTGCGCCAGTCCCTTTGGTTTGCCTTGGGTCTTGCCACCACCTTAACGGTATTGGGGATGACAGCGGCCTTGGCCGGGCGCATCTACGGTCAGGTGGGCTGGGGGTTAACCCTTGTGGTTAGTTTGGTGGCCATTCTCATGGGGTTAAATTTGCTCGAGGCCTTGCCCCTCAGCTTTCCCCGCAGTCGCTTCCTAGAGGAACTGCCGGATCGCGTCCCTGCGGGCTTGCAGTCCTATACCCTAGGGGCCACCTTTGGCATAGTTGCTGCCCCCTGCAGCACACCCGTCTTGGCAACGCTGTTGGCGTGGGTGGCCACAACCCAAAAGCTCTGGGTGGGGGCAGGTTTGCTCTTGGCCTACACAACAGGTTACGTCGTGCCCCTGATCGTGGTGGGTACCTTTAGTGGTGCCCTACAAAAGCTACTGGCCCTGCGGCAGTGGTCGAGTTGGATCACCAGAGTCAGCGGCGTGCTCCTCATTGCCTTTGGAGTCATTGCTTTGGCCATTCGGCTGTAG